A genome region from Rhodanobacter thiooxydans includes the following:
- a CDS encoding sugar porter family MFS transporter, with product MGTMEVTGDGLGQRATARVVLISAAAALGGFLFGFDTAVINGAVDAVRGGFALDAAQIGFAVSCALLGSAVGAWYAGMLANRFGRVRTMQVAAALLVASALGSGLVTGVWDLVLWRLVGGVGVGVASVIAPTYIAEVSPAHIRGRLGSMQQLAIVLGIFAALLSDAWLAGVAGGATEPLWLGLAAWRWMFLVATLPALVYGTLVLGVPESPRHLVAKGRLDEARVVLRNVLNMHNETALDNKLRDIEDSLRSEHKPRLRDLCGKTAGLLPVVWVGILLSVFQQFVGINVIFYYSSTLWHSVGFSEADSFTITVVTSIVNVLVTLVAIALVDKVGRKPLLVVGSAGMAITLGLMAWCFSQATGSGATLSLPGATGVVALVAANAYVVFFGVSWGPVVWVLLGEMFPNRIRATALAVAAAAQWLANFAITSTFPALAELGLTFAYGLYAGFALLSLLFVLAGVRETKGIELEDMRA from the coding sequence ATGGGCACGATGGAGGTGACGGGCGACGGGCTGGGCCAGCGTGCCACCGCGCGGGTGGTGCTGATCTCGGCGGCGGCGGCGCTGGGCGGGTTCCTGTTCGGTTTCGACACGGCGGTGATCAATGGCGCAGTCGACGCGGTGCGCGGCGGCTTCGCGCTGGACGCGGCGCAGATCGGCTTCGCGGTGTCCTGCGCGCTGCTCGGCTCGGCGGTGGGCGCCTGGTATGCCGGCATGCTGGCGAACCGCTTCGGCCGCGTGCGCACCATGCAGGTGGCGGCGGCGCTGCTGGTGGCCAGCGCGCTGGGCTCGGGGCTGGTCACCGGAGTGTGGGACCTGGTGCTGTGGCGGCTGGTCGGCGGTGTCGGCGTGGGCGTGGCCTCGGTGATCGCGCCCACCTACATCGCCGAGGTGTCGCCGGCGCACATCCGCGGCCGGCTCGGTTCGATGCAGCAGCTGGCGATCGTGCTGGGCATCTTCGCGGCGCTGCTCAGCGACGCCTGGCTGGCCGGCGTGGCCGGCGGCGCGACTGAGCCGCTGTGGCTGGGGCTGGCGGCGTGGCGCTGGATGTTCCTGGTGGCGACGCTGCCGGCGCTGGTCTACGGCACCCTGGTGCTGGGCGTGCCGGAATCGCCGCGCCACCTGGTCGCCAAGGGCCGCCTCGACGAGGCCCGCGTGGTGCTGCGCAACGTGCTGAACATGCACAACGAAACCGCGCTGGACAACAAGCTGCGCGACATCGAGGACAGCCTGCGTTCCGAACACAAGCCGCGCCTGCGCGACCTGTGCGGCAAGACGGCGGGCCTGCTGCCGGTGGTGTGGGTCGGCATCCTGCTGTCGGTGTTCCAGCAGTTCGTGGGCATCAACGTGATCTTCTACTACTCGTCCACGTTGTGGCATTCGGTGGGCTTCAGCGAGGCCGACTCGTTCACCATCACCGTGGTCACCTCGATCGTCAACGTGCTGGTCACCCTGGTGGCGATCGCACTGGTCGACAAGGTCGGCCGCAAACCCCTGCTGGTGGTCGGCTCGGCCGGCATGGCGATCACCCTGGGATTGATGGCGTGGTGCTTCTCGCAGGCCACCGGCAGCGGCGCCACGCTGAGCCTGCCCGGCGCCACCGGCGTGGTGGCGCTGGTCGCGGCGAACGCTTATGTGGTGTTCTTCGGGGTGAGCTGGGGCCCGGTGGTGTGGGTACTGCTGGGCGAGATGTTCCCCAACCGGATCCGCGCCACCGCACTGGCGGTGGCCGCGGCGGCGCAGTGGCTGGCCAACTTCGCGATCACCAGCACGTTCCCGGCGCTGGCCGAGCTGGGCCTCACCTTCGCTTATGGGCTGTACGCCGGCTTCGCGCTGCTGTCGCTGCTGTTCGTGCTGGCCGGCGTGCGCGAGACCAAGGGCATCGAGCTGGAGGACATGCGCGCATGA
- the recQ gene encoding DNA helicase RecQ: protein MNRLSALELLQSIFGYPSFRGQQQAVVEHLAEGGDALVLMPTGGGKSLCYQIPALLRQGTGIVVSPLIALMQDQVDALREAGVAAAYLNSSLGAAAQREVERQLLAGELNLLYVAPERLLTSRFLGLLESIEVALFAIDEAHCVSQWGHDFRPEYRELVVLHQRFPQVPRIALTATADPRTREEIVERLALQEARRFVSSFDRPNIGYRVGLRHNAKRQLAEFLQGHRGESGIVYCLSRRKVDDTAAWLAEAGVEALPYHAGLDAATRAKNQQRFLREDGVVMVATVAFGMGIDKPDVRFVAHLDLPRSIEGYYQETGRAGRDGLPAEAWMIYGLSDVVTMSQMIAQSESDDERKRVERQKLESLLAYAEATDCRRQLLLGAFGESHPGACGHCDNCVAPPKTWNATVPAQKALSAVYRTGQRFGSGHVIDVLRGEETERVLALDHHRLSTFGIGADLDEKQWRSVFRQLLAAGLLEADAEGYGTLRLTAASRSVLSGGRQVRLREDARPERASRRRRDSTLVTSGKGGGSLGIEAYEQDLWDALRTLRTQLAKQQGVPPYVVFHDATLLAMLRAMPANEDELAGVSGVGEAKLKRYGRDFLAVINAPA, encoded by the coding sequence ATGAACAGGCTCTCAGCCCTCGAGCTGCTGCAAAGCATTTTCGGTTATCCCAGTTTCCGCGGCCAGCAGCAGGCCGTGGTCGAGCATCTTGCCGAGGGCGGCGACGCGCTGGTGCTGATGCCCACCGGCGGCGGCAAGTCGCTGTGCTACCAGATTCCCGCGCTGCTGCGCCAGGGCACCGGCATCGTGGTGTCGCCGCTGATCGCGCTGATGCAGGACCAGGTGGATGCCTTGCGCGAAGCCGGCGTGGCGGCCGCCTATCTCAACTCCAGCCTGGGCGCGGCAGCGCAGCGCGAGGTGGAGCGCCAGCTGCTGGCCGGCGAGCTGAACCTGCTCTACGTCGCGCCCGAGCGGCTGCTCACGTCGCGTTTCCTGGGCCTGCTGGAAAGCATCGAGGTGGCGCTGTTCGCGATCGACGAGGCGCACTGCGTGTCGCAGTGGGGCCACGACTTCCGCCCCGAGTACCGCGAGCTGGTGGTGCTGCACCAGCGTTTCCCGCAGGTGCCACGCATCGCGCTCACCGCCACCGCCGACCCGCGCACGCGCGAGGAGATCGTGGAGCGGCTGGCGCTGCAGGAGGCGCGGCGCTTCGTCTCCAGCTTCGACCGGCCGAACATCGGCTACCGGGTCGGCCTGCGCCACAACGCGAAGCGTCAGCTCGCCGAATTCCTGCAGGGTCACCGCGGCGAGTCCGGCATCGTGTACTGCCTCAGCCGGCGCAAGGTGGACGACACCGCCGCATGGCTGGCCGAGGCGGGCGTCGAGGCGCTGCCGTACCACGCCGGGCTGGACGCGGCCACCCGCGCGAAGAACCAGCAGCGCTTCCTGCGCGAGGACGGCGTGGTGATGGTGGCCACCGTCGCGTTCGGCATGGGCATCGACAAGCCCGACGTGCGCTTCGTGGCGCACCTGGACCTGCCGCGCAGCATCGAGGGCTACTACCAGGAGACCGGCCGCGCCGGCCGCGACGGGCTGCCGGCCGAAGCGTGGATGATCTACGGCCTGTCCGACGTGGTCACCATGAGCCAGATGATCGCGCAGTCCGAATCGGACGACGAGCGCAAGCGGGTCGAGCGGCAGAAGCTGGAATCGCTGCTGGCGTATGCCGAGGCCACCGACTGCCGCCGCCAGCTGCTGCTGGGCGCGTTCGGCGAAAGCCACCCCGGCGCTTGCGGCCATTGCGACAACTGCGTCGCGCCGCCGAAGACCTGGAACGCCACGGTGCCGGCGCAGAAGGCGCTGTCGGCGGTGTACCGCACCGGCCAGCGCTTCGGCTCCGGCCACGTCATCGACGTGCTGCGCGGCGAGGAAACCGAGCGCGTGCTCGCCCTCGACCACCACCGGCTCAGCACCTTCGGTATCGGCGCCGATCTCGACGAGAAGCAGTGGCGCTCGGTATTCCGCCAGCTGCTCGCCGCCGGCCTGCTGGAGGCCGACGCCGAAGGCTACGGCACACTGCGCCTCACCGCCGCCAGCCGCAGTGTGCTCAGCGGCGGCCGCCAGGTGAGGCTGCGCGAGGATGCCCGTCCCGAGCGCGCCAGCCGGCGCCGCCGTGACAGCACGCTGGTCACATCCGGTAAAGGCGGCGGCAGCCTCGGCATCGAGGCCTACGAACAGGACTTGTGGGACGCGCTGCGCACCTTGCGCACGCAACTGGCGAAGCAGCAGGGCGTGCCGCCGTACGTGGTGTTCCACGACGCCACCTTGCTGGCGATGCTGCGCGCCATGCCGGCCAACGAGGACGAGCTGGCCGGGGTCAGCGGCGTGGGCGAGGCCAAGCTCAAGCGCTACGGCCGCGACTTCCTGGCGGTGATCAACGCGCCCGCCTGA
- a CDS encoding MGMT family protein, with amino-acid sequence MNEAAARIYAAIAAIPRGRVASYGAIAARAGLPGRARLVGRLLGEVPDGMELPWYRVLRSSGHIAMAPGSRGFREQSRRLRAEGVEVKNGRVPLSRFGLDGDLDHALWGMPDA; translated from the coding sequence ATGAATGAGGCCGCCGCCCGCATCTACGCCGCCATCGCCGCGATCCCGCGCGGCCGCGTCGCCAGCTACGGCGCCATCGCCGCCCGTGCCGGACTGCCCGGGCGGGCGCGGCTGGTCGGCCGGCTGCTGGGCGAGGTGCCCGACGGCATGGAATTGCCGTGGTACCGCGTGCTGCGTTCCAGCGGTCACATCGCGATGGCGCCGGGCAGCCGCGGTTTCCGCGAGCAGTCGCGCCGGCTGCGCGCCGAAGGCGTGGAGGTGAAGAACGGCCGCGTGCCGCTGTCGCGCTTCGGCCTGGATGGCGACCTCGACCACGCGCTGTGGGGCATGCCGGACGCCTGA
- a CDS encoding inorganic phosphate transporter, translated as MSIVIAVVVIALVFTYINGFHDTANSIATVVATKVLSPGQAVLLAAGTNLAGAFMGTAVAATIASGLINAGVIEMGSQLLVCALLAAIVWNLITWWLGLPSSSSHALIGALVGAALAASGNNFDAVVWVEGSVLKGHGVVPKVIIPMVLSPLAGFIIGFVLMGALYALLAWFARRQGWLRRFGRTPFVNFFFGKAQVVSASAMGVAHGMNDAQKSMGIIALALAGATAAHQFDHLPAWLGFLRIEGDPAGGFEIPVWVKVVSALTMAAGTAGGGWRIIKTLGHKMVKLHPINGFAAETSSAAVILVASAFGIPVSTTHNVSASIMGVGAAKRFNSIRWSVVERMVWAWILTLPVTALLAYGLVVVFRMAS; from the coding sequence ATGAGTATCGTCATCGCGGTGGTGGTGATTGCGCTGGTCTTCACCTACATCAATGGTTTCCACGACACCGCCAACTCGATCGCCACGGTGGTGGCGACCAAGGTGCTGTCGCCCGGCCAGGCGGTGCTGCTGGCGGCGGGCACCAACCTGGCCGGCGCGTTCATGGGCACCGCGGTGGCGGCCACCATCGCTTCCGGGCTGATCAACGCCGGGGTGATCGAGATGGGCTCGCAGCTGCTGGTCTGCGCGCTGCTGGCGGCGATCGTGTGGAACCTGATCACCTGGTGGCTGGGCCTGCCGTCCAGTTCGAGCCATGCGCTGATCGGCGCGCTGGTGGGCGCGGCACTGGCGGCTTCCGGCAACAATTTCGACGCGGTGGTCTGGGTCGAGGGCAGCGTGCTGAAGGGCCACGGCGTGGTGCCCAAGGTGATCATCCCGATGGTGCTCTCCCCGCTGGCAGGTTTCATCATCGGCTTCGTCCTGATGGGCGCGCTGTATGCGCTGCTGGCCTGGTTCGCGCGGCGGCAAGGCTGGCTGCGCCGCTTCGGGCGCACCCCGTTCGTCAATTTCTTCTTCGGCAAGGCGCAGGTCGTTTCAGCCAGCGCGATGGGCGTGGCGCACGGCATGAACGACGCGCAGAAGAGCATGGGCATCATCGCGCTGGCGCTGGCTGGCGCCACTGCGGCGCACCAGTTCGACCACCTGCCGGCGTGGCTGGGCTTCCTGCGCATCGAGGGCGACCCGGCCGGCGGCTTCGAGATCCCGGTGTGGGTGAAGGTAGTCTCCGCGCTGACCATGGCCGCTGGCACCGCCGGTGGCGGCTGGCGCATCATCAAGACGCTGGGCCACAAGATGGTCAAGCTGCACCCGATCAACGGCTTCGCCGCCGAGACCAGCTCGGCGGCGGTCATCCTGGTTGCCTCGGCATTCGGCATTCCGGTGTCGACCACGCACAACGTGTCCGCCTCGATCATGGGCGTGGGCGCGGCCAAGCGTTTCAACTCGATCCGCTGGTCGGTGGTCGAGCGCATGGTGTGGGCGTGGATCCTGACCCTGCCGGTCACCGCGCTGCTGGCCTACGGGCTGGTGGTGGTGTTCCGCATGGCGTCCTGA
- a CDS encoding DUF47 domain-containing protein has translation MFSLQTIFGKGDKFYGLLEQSAATVCESAGALHELLTRPGQGPMMAPFTATRAREKALAAQISEELVNTFVTALDREDIEALNSALYKIPKTIEKFAERYEIVADRLAGVDFAQRTLVLQRSSEVVAEMIGELRRGLRIDPVKKLQDRLQALESEGDRMLLAPYRTLYTEGGDAMRAMLAKDLFELIEKAIDKCRDVGNIVYSIVLKNS, from the coding sequence ATGTTTTCACTGCAGACGATTTTCGGCAAAGGCGACAAGTTCTACGGCCTGCTCGAACAAAGCGCCGCCACCGTCTGCGAAAGCGCCGGCGCCCTGCACGAACTGCTGACCCGGCCCGGCCAGGGGCCGATGATGGCGCCCTTCACCGCCACCCGCGCGCGGGAGAAGGCGCTGGCTGCGCAGATCAGCGAGGAGCTGGTGAACACCTTCGTCACCGCGCTCGATCGCGAGGACATCGAGGCGCTGAATTCGGCGCTGTACAAGATCCCCAAGACCATCGAGAAGTTCGCCGAGCGCTACGAGATCGTGGCCGATCGCCTGGCGGGCGTGGATTTTGCCCAGCGCACGCTGGTGCTGCAGCGTTCCAGCGAGGTGGTTGCCGAGATGATCGGCGAACTGCGCCGCGGCCTGCGCATCGACCCGGTGAAGAAGCTGCAGGACCGCCTGCAGGCGCTGGAATCGGAAGGCGACCGCATGCTGCTGGCACCGTACCGCACGCTGTACACGGAAGGCGGCGACGCGATGCGGGCGATGCTGGCGAAGGACCTGTTCGAGCTGATCGAGAAGGCTATCGACAAGTGTCGCGACGTCGGCAACATCGTCTATTCGATCGTGCTGAAGAACTCCTGA
- a CDS encoding hemolysin family protein — protein sequence MLTEIALVLVLTLCNGFFALSEMALVASRKSRLKQMARTSRKAAAALRHAEAPERFLSTIQVGITVVTLITGAVAGDALGGQISTLLLQSAPLAWLAPYARGVGIVLGFVLISYIQIVVGELVPKRLALSAPEKLASYAAIPMLLLSRLTAPFVLLLNASSNLLLRLLRATPQGGVVTEEEIRLLVAESAEQGVLDADEHNMVNRVLRLGDRTVDSVMTPRMRIAWLDIAAPREENIEVLRATPYSCYPVYRGDESKVVGVVEVKRLLHSFAEGTPELFGHLAKPLFVPATARALDLLEEFRDAETPLALVVDEYGDIEGVVTVNDLLAAVVGASQIGHAGSGEDSPIKRRADGSWLVDGSLSTDDLRELLQIDELPGEDEHEYRTAAGMVMTALGHVPQTGEMFAWRGIRFEVVDLDGARIDKLLVTPAPSLELSDDEQ from the coding sequence ATGCTGACCGAAATCGCGCTCGTCCTCGTGCTCACCCTTTGCAACGGCTTCTTCGCGCTGTCGGAGATGGCGCTGGTGGCCTCGCGCAAGAGCCGCCTCAAGCAGATGGCCCGGACCAGCCGCAAGGCCGCCGCCGCGCTGCGGCACGCCGAGGCGCCGGAGCGTTTCCTGTCCACCATCCAGGTCGGCATCACCGTGGTGACGCTGATCACCGGCGCGGTCGCCGGCGACGCGCTCGGCGGCCAGATCTCCACCCTGCTGCTGCAAAGCGCGCCACTGGCGTGGCTGGCGCCGTACGCACGGGGCGTCGGCATCGTGCTGGGCTTCGTGCTGATCTCCTACATCCAGATCGTGGTCGGCGAACTGGTGCCCAAGCGGTTGGCGCTGTCGGCGCCGGAAAAACTGGCCTCGTACGCGGCGATCCCGATGCTGCTGCTGTCGCGGCTGACCGCGCCTTTCGTGCTGCTGCTGAATGCGTCGAGCAACCTGCTGCTGCGCCTGCTGCGGGCCACCCCGCAAGGCGGCGTGGTCACCGAGGAGGAGATCCGCCTGCTGGTGGCCGAGAGCGCCGAGCAGGGCGTGCTCGACGCCGACGAGCACAACATGGTCAACCGCGTGCTGCGCCTGGGCGACCGCACGGTGGACAGCGTGATGACCCCGCGCATGCGCATCGCCTGGCTGGACATCGCGGCGCCCCGCGAGGAAAACATCGAGGTGCTGCGCGCGACCCCTTATTCGTGCTACCCGGTGTATCGCGGCGACGAGAGTAAGGTAGTCGGCGTGGTCGAGGTCAAACGCCTGCTGCACAGCTTCGCCGAGGGCACGCCAGAGCTGTTCGGCCACCTGGCCAAACCGCTGTTCGTGCCGGCCACCGCACGCGCGCTGGACCTGCTGGAGGAGTTCCGCGACGCCGAGACGCCGCTGGCGCTGGTGGTCGACGAGTACGGCGACATCGAAGGCGTGGTCACCGTCAACGACCTGCTGGCGGCGGTGGTCGGCGCCAGCCAGATCGGCCACGCCGGCAGCGGCGAGGACAGCCCGATCAAGCGGCGTGCCGACGGCAGCTGGCTGGTCGACGGCAGCCTCTCCACCGACGACCTGCGCGAGCTGCTGCAGATCGATGAACTGCCCGGCGAGGACGAGCACGAATACCGCACCGCCGCCGGCATGGTGATGACCGCGCTCGGCCACGTTCCGCAGACCGGCGAGATGTTCGCCTGGCGCGGCATCCGCTTCGAGGTGGTCGACCTGGACGGCGCGCGCATCGACAAGCTGCTGGTCACGCCGGCGCCGTCGCTGGAACTGTCTGACGACGAGCAGTGA
- a CDS encoding RNA methyltransferase, whose product MTDLHHLAARIRYVLVRTSHPGNIGSAARAIRTMGFARMELVAPHRFPDPEANALAAGADDVLVHAGIHGELVDGLAGSSLALGLSARRRGVNLPELSPREAARQALAAATRGEQVALVFGNERTGLENEELARCHAMVRIPSVDDFSSLNLAQAVQVMAYELRMAMLGDEPPPPPEHDEPPADAAQMEQFYRHLAQTLDDIDFHKGREPTTIMLRLRKLFQRAQPDARELRVLHGILADAQRMAGLANGK is encoded by the coding sequence ATGACCGACCTTCACCACCTCGCCGCCCGCATCCGCTACGTGCTGGTGCGCACCTCGCATCCCGGCAACATCGGCAGCGCGGCGCGGGCGATCCGTACGATGGGCTTCGCGCGGATGGAGCTGGTCGCACCGCACCGTTTCCCTGATCCGGAGGCGAACGCGCTGGCCGCCGGTGCGGACGACGTGCTGGTCCACGCCGGCATCCACGGCGAACTCGTCGACGGCCTGGCTGGCAGCAGCCTGGCGCTGGGCCTGTCGGCACGCCGGCGCGGGGTGAATCTGCCGGAACTCTCGCCGCGCGAGGCGGCGCGGCAGGCGCTGGCGGCGGCGACGCGCGGCGAGCAGGTGGCGCTGGTGTTCGGCAACGAGCGCACCGGGCTGGAGAACGAGGAACTGGCGCGCTGCCACGCGATGGTGCGCATTCCCAGCGTGGACGACTTCAGCTCGCTCAACCTGGCGCAGGCGGTGCAGGTGATGGCCTATGAACTGCGCATGGCGATGCTCGGCGACGAACCCCCGCCGCCGCCGGAGCACGACGAGCCGCCCGCCGACGCGGCGCAGATGGAGCAGTTCTACCGCCACCTGGCGCAGACGCTGGACGACATCGACTTCCACAAGGGCCGCGAGCCCACCACCATCATGCTGCGGCTGCGCAAGCTGTTCCAGCGCGCCCAGCCGGACGCGCGCGAGCTGCGCGTGCTGCACGGCATTCTTGCCGATGCGCAGCGGATGGCGGGGCTGGCCAACGGCAAGTAG
- a CDS encoding inositol monophosphatase family protein, protein MARPHVTIAARAARSAGNVILRYMNRIDGLNVVEKQQMDFVSEVDKLAEAEIIKELRRAYPDHAILAEESGATGKGPLTWVIDPLDGTHNYLRGIPHFCVSIALLEKGVPVHAVVFDPLRDELYTASKGDGAYLNDRRMRVGKRENLGGAMIATGFPFRQREHLNAQLDMTRAILGQAEDIRRSGSAALDLAYVAAGRYDGYFEIGLKPWDMAAGVLLVHEAGGRYGDFAGRDGIPASGNLIAGNLNVAKALTDAVGQHATPGLLKA, encoded by the coding sequence ATGGCCCGACCCCACGTCACGATCGCGGCGCGCGCCGCTCGTTCCGCAGGCAACGTGATCCTGCGCTACATGAACCGCATCGACGGCCTCAACGTCGTCGAGAAGCAGCAGATGGATTTCGTCTCCGAGGTCGACAAGCTGGCCGAGGCGGAGATCATCAAGGAACTGCGCCGCGCCTACCCCGACCACGCGATCCTCGCCGAGGAAAGCGGCGCGACCGGCAAGGGCCCGCTGACCTGGGTGATCGACCCGCTGGACGGCACCCACAACTACCTGCGCGGCATCCCGCATTTCTGCGTGTCGATCGCGCTGCTGGAAAAGGGCGTGCCGGTTCACGCGGTGGTGTTCGACCCGCTGCGCGACGAGCTGTACACCGCCAGCAAGGGCGACGGCGCCTACCTCAACGACCGCCGCATGCGCGTCGGCAAGCGCGAGAACCTGGGCGGCGCGATGATCGCCACCGGCTTCCCGTTCCGCCAGCGCGAACATCTCAACGCGCAGCTCGACATGACCCGCGCCATCCTCGGCCAGGCCGAGGACATCCGCCGCTCCGGCTCCGCCGCACTGGACCTCGCCTACGTCGCCGCCGGCCGCTACGACGGCTACTTCGAGATCGGCCTGAAGCCGTGGGACATGGCTGCCGGCGTGCTGCTGGTGCATGAAGCCGGCGGCCGCTATGGCGACTTCGCCGGCCGCGACGGCATCCCGGCCAGCGGCAACCTCATCGCCGGCAACCTCAACGTGGCCAAGGCGCTGACCGACGCCGTCGGCCAGCACGCCACACCGGGGCTGCTCAAGGCCTGA
- the hda gene encoding DnaA regulatory inactivator Hda, with translation MIPQLPLALRWPRRQRFEHFHAGANAAALAAVQALALQAAAPWVYLHGAAGSGRSHLLMAACQAASAAGRQVQYLPLATVADHLAALRGVAGGELLALDDLGAIAGKRDAEHALFDLYNRAKAEGSALLFAADAAPAQLGIELPDLRSRLGACTQFALKPLDDAERRAVLKAQAAARGIELDDGVLDWLFARHPRDLGALLDLLDRLDVASLAAQRRITIPFLRGFLREAAS, from the coding sequence ATGATCCCGCAGTTGCCGCTGGCTTTGCGCTGGCCGCGCCGCCAGCGCTTCGAGCATTTCCACGCCGGCGCCAACGCCGCCGCGCTGGCCGCGGTGCAGGCACTGGCGCTGCAAGCCGCTGCGCCGTGGGTTTACCTGCACGGCGCCGCCGGCAGCGGCCGCAGTCACCTGCTGATGGCCGCCTGCCAGGCCGCCAGCGCGGCGGGGCGACAGGTGCAGTACCTGCCGCTGGCCACGGTCGCTGATCACCTGGCGGCCCTGCGCGGCGTCGCCGGCGGCGAGCTGCTGGCGCTGGACGACCTCGGCGCCATCGCCGGCAAGCGCGACGCGGAGCACGCGCTGTTCGACCTCTACAACCGCGCAAAAGCCGAAGGCAGCGCGTTGCTGTTCGCCGCCGATGCGGCGCCGGCCCAGCTCGGTATCGAACTGCCCGACCTGCGCTCGCGTCTCGGCGCCTGCACTCAGTTCGCGTTGAAGCCGCTGGACGACGCCGAGCGCCGCGCGGTGCTGAAAGCGCAGGCCGCCGCGCGTGGCATCGAGCTGGACGACGGCGTGCTGGACTGGCTGTTCGCCCGCCACCCGCGGGATCTTGGCGCCTTGCTCGACCTGCTCGACCGGCTGGATGTCGCGTCGCTGGCCGCGCAGCGTCGCATCACCATCCCGTTCCTGCGCGGTTTCTTGCGCGAGGCCGCATCCTGA
- a CDS encoding AI-2E family transporter — MNQDKDLSRRWQLLAITAAIAWLVWLLAPVLMPFAVAAMLAYLGDPLADRLERLGLKRMWAATIVFVVIMVVVVGVLLLLIPLIARQIENLVSNLPRYGDWAQNTVWPWLQARLHLDPHTFDSDRLLTAIKEHMASIGGVATAVLGKVSRGGLGIAMWLTNLVLIPVVAFYLLRDWDRLVAKVDGMLPRSIQPTIAYLASESDQILGAFVRGQLLVMLALGVFYGAGLSVVGLTVGPLIGMVAGLLSFVPYLGFIIGFVAAIVAALVQYGDWVHVLLVCGVFAVGQLLEGYVLVPKLVGDKIGLHPVAVMFAVLAGGYLFGFLGVLLALPAASVIMVLLRYLLERYRLSELYNEAGPDDPVIAEVELAVHRDGAVEATVEPPQDDRAES; from the coding sequence GTGAATCAGGACAAGGACCTTTCGCGCCGCTGGCAGCTGCTCGCCATCACGGCGGCCATCGCCTGGCTGGTCTGGCTGCTGGCGCCGGTGCTTATGCCGTTCGCGGTGGCCGCCATGCTGGCCTACCTGGGCGACCCGCTGGCCGACCGGCTGGAACGGCTGGGGCTGAAGCGGATGTGGGCGGCCACCATCGTGTTCGTGGTGATCATGGTCGTGGTGGTCGGCGTGCTGCTGCTGCTGATCCCGCTGATCGCGCGCCAGATCGAGAACCTGGTCAGCAACCTGCCGCGCTACGGCGACTGGGCGCAGAACACCGTATGGCCGTGGCTGCAGGCGCGATTGCACCTGGATCCACACACCTTCGACAGCGACCGCCTGCTGACCGCGATCAAGGAGCACATGGCCTCGATCGGCGGCGTCGCCACGGCGGTGCTGGGCAAGGTGTCGCGCGGCGGCCTCGGCATCGCGATGTGGTTGACCAACCTGGTGCTGATCCCGGTGGTGGCGTTCTACCTGCTGCGCGACTGGGACCGGCTGGTGGCGAAGGTCGACGGCATGTTGCCGCGCTCGATCCAGCCCACCATCGCCTACCTGGCCAGCGAGTCGGACCAGATCCTGGGCGCGTTCGTGCGCGGCCAGCTGCTGGTGATGCTGGCGCTGGGCGTGTTCTACGGCGCCGGCCTCAGCGTGGTCGGGTTGACCGTGGGCCCGCTGATCGGCATGGTCGCCGGCCTGCTCAGCTTCGTGCCGTACCTGGGCTTCATCATCGGTTTCGTCGCGGCGATCGTGGCGGCGCTGGTGCAGTACGGCGACTGGGTCCACGTGTTGCTGGTCTGCGGCGTGTTCGCGGTCGGCCAGCTGCTTGAAGGCTACGTGCTGGTGCCCAAGCTGGTCGGCGACAAGATCGGCCTGCACCCGGTGGCGGTGATGTTCGCGGTGCTGGCCGGCGGCTACCTGTTCGGCTTCCTCGGCGTGCTGCTGGCGCTGCCGGCGGCGTCGGTGATCATGGTGCTGCTGCGTTACTTGCTCGAACGCTACCGGTTGAGCGAGCTGTACAACGAGGCGGGGCCGGACGATCCGGTGATTGCCGAGGTGGAGCTGGCCGTGCATCGCGACGGCGCGGTCGAGGCCACGGTCGAGCCGCCGCAGGACGACCGGGCCGAGTCATGA